A stretch of Onychomys torridus chromosome 2, mOncTor1.1, whole genome shotgun sequence DNA encodes these proteins:
- the LOC118577667 gene encoding 60S ribosomal protein L39-like: MSYRKTFRIKQFLAKKQKQNCPIPQWICMKTGNKIRYNSKRSHWRKTKLGL; this comes from the coding sequence ATGTCTTATCGCAAGACTTTCAGAATCAAGCAATTCCTggccaagaaacaaaagcaaaattgcCCTATTCCTCAGTGGATTTGTATGAAAACGGGTAACAAAATAAGGTACAACTCCAAGAGAAGTCACTGGAGGAAAACAAAGCTGGGTCTGTAA